From the Alkalibacter rhizosphaerae genome, one window contains:
- the glgA gene encoding glycogen synthase GlgA: protein MNILFAAAEVVPFIKTGGLADVAGSLPAALNKGTTQVRVVLPLYKSIKEKYGDLLEKVTEYTVDLGWRNQYVGVFSLEHNGVLHYFLDNEYYFNRDGIYGFFDDGERFSWFSKAAVLLCKHVDFKPDVIHANDWHTALMNLYVADFAIGDEDYKNMKTVFTIHNLKYQGVFDADMMGDVMGIDIRYFHEDGIRFYNQINFMKGGIVYSDAVTTVSESYATEILDPYFGEQLDGILRKHQDKLHGIVNGIDYEEFSPSKDPHLYSNYDLRSVHTRKRENKAWLQNRWGLPTEGDIPMIGMVSRLVDMKGLDLVAHIFEELIQEDIQFVVLGTGDKEYEDMFRYFAHRYPEKVRANIHFSEGEAHQIYAGSDMFLMPSKFEPCGISQLISLRYGTIPIVRSIGGLRDTVEPYDREKQTGNGFSFTDYNAHDMLFTIKHALSTYNDKDAWKELIRRAMKSKNDWNASSAKYRKLYGNLMKK from the coding sequence ATGAATATTTTATTTGCAGCCGCAGAAGTGGTCCCATTCATAAAAACAGGAGGACTGGCCGACGTGGCCGGTTCTTTGCCGGCGGCGCTGAACAAGGGCACTACCCAGGTGCGGGTGGTGCTTCCCTTGTATAAAAGCATCAAAGAAAAATACGGAGATCTTTTGGAGAAAGTGACGGAGTATACTGTGGACTTGGGCTGGCGCAACCAGTACGTCGGCGTTTTTTCCCTGGAACACAATGGTGTCCTTCATTATTTTTTGGACAATGAATATTATTTCAACCGGGACGGCATCTACGGTTTTTTTGACGATGGAGAACGATTCAGCTGGTTTTCCAAAGCGGCTGTCCTCTTGTGCAAGCATGTGGATTTCAAACCGGATGTCATCCACGCCAATGACTGGCATACAGCGTTGATGAACCTGTATGTGGCCGACTTTGCCATCGGGGATGAAGACTATAAAAACATGAAGACGGTTTTCACCATCCACAACCTGAAATACCAGGGCGTTTTCGATGCAGACATGATGGGAGACGTCATGGGGATCGACATCCGCTATTTCCACGAAGACGGGATCCGTTTCTACAACCAGATCAATTTTATGAAAGGGGGCATCGTCTACAGCGATGCAGTGACCACGGTCTCGGAAAGCTACGCCACCGAGATATTGGATCCGTATTTCGGCGAACAGCTGGATGGGATCCTTCGAAAGCACCAGGACAAACTCCACGGTATCGTCAACGGCATCGACTACGAGGAATTCAGCCCCTCCAAAGATCCCCACTTATACAGCAACTATGACCTGCGCAGCGTCCACACCAGAAAACGGGAGAACAAGGCCTGGCTGCAAAACCGTTGGGGACTACCTACAGAAGGGGACATTCCCATGATCGGCATGGTCAGCCGCCTGGTAGACATGAAGGGCTTGGACCTGGTGGCCCACATTTTTGAAGAACTGATCCAGGAGGACATCCAGTTCGTCGTCCTGGGAACAGGAGACAAGGAATACGAAGACATGTTCCGTTACTTTGCACACCGCTATCCGGAAAAAGTTCGGGCCAATATCCACTTCTCCGAAGGGGAGGCCCACCAGATCTATGCAGGCAGCGATATGTTTTTAATGCCTTCCAAGTTTGAACCTTGCGGGATCAGCCAGTTGATCTCCCTGCGTTACGGTACCATACCCATCGTGCGGAGCATCGGCGGATTGCGGGATACGGTGGAGCCTTACGATCGGGAGAAGCAAACAGGCAACGGATTTTCCTTTACCGATTATAATGCACATGATATGCTATTTACCATTAAACATGCACTCAGCACGTACAACGACAAAGATGCATGGAAAGAACTGATCCGAAGAGCCATGAAGTCAAAAAACGACTGGAATGCCTCTTCGGCAAAATATCGAAAGTTGTACGGCAATCTGATGAAAAAATAG
- the glgD gene encoding glucose-1-phosphate adenylyltransferase subunit GlgD → MDNCMGIIDFNNIEENFGKLCKSRPMAMLPFGGRYRLADFFLSNMVDHDINNIGVFTGTKIRSVMDHMGSGKPWDLNRRFKGLFIFPPLFDEEKNGGYGDLQQFFNNDEFFARSTEDNIFLSNTNMLVKIDMERAYKHFKETDADVTLICKRVKDPNGKFINCEKIKKDDNGCVKSVGANLGTEEEFDLYVGSLFIKKEVYRQLVREAIEEGNARYLRDALLRGINKYKFNCFEHVGHIESIRNVKNYFDANMNLLEPEIYNEMFFKYGIVYTKNQDEPSTFYKENAVVKNSLIANGCTLDGSVQNSILFRGVKIGKNAIVKNSVIMQKTVIGENAVIVNAILDKYVTVEDGVEIIGNHTVPYVVEKDMVISKEAQR, encoded by the coding sequence ATGGATAATTGCATGGGGATCATCGACTTCAACAATATTGAAGAAAATTTCGGAAAGTTATGCAAAAGCAGGCCCATGGCCATGCTGCCCTTTGGCGGTCGATACCGGTTGGCGGATTTTTTCCTGTCCAACATGGTGGATCACGACATCAACAACATCGGTGTCTTTACAGGCACCAAGATCCGAAGTGTCATGGACCACATGGGCAGTGGAAAGCCCTGGGACTTGAACCGGCGATTCAAAGGACTGTTTATTTTCCCGCCCCTTTTTGATGAGGAAAAAAACGGTGGGTATGGTGACTTGCAGCAATTCTTCAACAATGACGAATTTTTTGCCCGAAGTACGGAAGACAATATTTTTCTCAGCAACACCAACATGCTGGTGAAAATCGACATGGAGCGAGCCTACAAACATTTCAAGGAGACGGATGCAGATGTCACCTTGATCTGCAAACGGGTAAAAGATCCCAACGGGAAATTCATCAACTGTGAAAAAATCAAAAAGGACGACAACGGGTGTGTGAAAAGCGTGGGAGCCAACCTGGGTACGGAAGAAGAGTTCGACTTGTATGTAGGAAGCCTGTTCATCAAAAAAGAGGTATACCGGCAACTGGTCCGGGAAGCCATTGAAGAGGGGAATGCCCGTTATTTGAGGGATGCCCTTCTACGAGGGATCAACAAATACAAATTCAACTGTTTCGAACATGTAGGCCATATCGAAAGCATACGAAATGTAAAGAATTATTTTGACGCCAACATGAACTTGTTGGAGCCGGAGATCTACAACGAAATGTTCTTCAAATACGGCATCGTCTATACCAAAAATCAGGACGAGCCATCCACCTTCTACAAGGAGAACGCCGTCGTGAAAAACTCTTTGATCGCCAACGGCTGTACCCTGGATGGCAGTGTCCAAAATTCCATCTTGTTCCGGGGCGTAAAAATCGGGAAAAACGCCATTGTCAAAAATTCCGTCATCATGCAAAAGACGGTCATTGGAGAGAATGCCGTCATCGTCAACGCCATCCTGGACAAATACGTCACCGTGGAAGACGGGGTGGAGATCATCGGAAACCATACGGTGCCTTATGTTGTGGAAAAAGACATGGTCATCAGCAAGGAGGCGCAACGATGA
- a CDS encoding glucose-1-phosphate adenylyltransferase gives MKREKVLAMLLAGGQGTRLRTLTKDIAKPAVPFGGKYRIIDFPLSNAANSGITDIGILTQYKPFQLNEHIGIGSHWDFDRNTGGLRILSPYTNEAGGRWYQGTANAIYENISFIDHVDPNYVLILSGDHIYKMDYKKMLEFHKEKNAQATISVIEVPWEEASRFGIMATDEEGQIVEFAEKPEKPKSNLASMGIYIFDWPVLREYLIEDIKNPDSSNDFGKDIIPTMLQDGKKMVAYTFEGYWKDVGTIKSYWEANMDLLSEDDTLNVYDRSWRIFTKNKNLPPQFVSDTAEVYNSLINEGCIVEGHLDRCVLFSEVRVKQDAYVHNSVVLSNATIEEGARVYNAVVMEGVTVKKGQVIGDKDNGKVFLVSEDTIIEE, from the coding sequence ATGAAGAGAGAAAAAGTATTGGCCATGCTCCTGGCAGGCGGCCAGGGAACCAGGCTTCGCACCTTGACAAAGGACATTGCAAAACCTGCCGTGCCCTTTGGCGGGAAGTACCGCATCATCGATTTTCCTTTGAGCAATGCCGCCAATTCGGGCATTACAGACATAGGGATCCTGACCCAGTACAAGCCCTTCCAGCTCAATGAACATATCGGGATCGGATCCCATTGGGATTTTGACCGAAACACGGGAGGCCTTCGGATCTTGTCTCCCTATACCAATGAAGCTGGAGGCAGATGGTACCAGGGGACGGCCAATGCCATTTACGAGAACATCAGCTTTATCGATCATGTGGATCCCAATTACGTGTTGATCTTGTCCGGCGACCACATCTACAAAATGGATTACAAGAAGATGCTGGAGTTCCACAAGGAGAAAAATGCCCAGGCCACCATATCTGTCATTGAAGTGCCCTGGGAGGAAGCATCCCGTTTCGGCATCATGGCCACCGATGAAGAAGGACAGATCGTGGAGTTTGCAGAAAAACCGGAAAAACCAAAAAGCAATCTTGCTTCCATGGGGATCTATATTTTTGACTGGCCGGTACTCCGCGAATATCTGATCGAGGACATCAAAAATCCCGATTCCAGCAACGACTTCGGAAAAGACATCATCCCGACCATGCTGCAAGACGGCAAAAAGATGGTGGCCTACACCTTCGAAGGATATTGGAAAGACGTAGGAACGATAAAAAGTTACTGGGAAGCAAACATGGACCTGCTCTCCGAAGACGATACCCTGAATGTGTATGATCGGAGCTGGCGGATCTTTACAAAAAACAAAAACTTGCCGCCCCAGTTTGTTTCCGACACGGCAGAAGTGTACAACTCTCTGATCAACGAAGGATGCATCGTAGAAGGTCACCTGGACCGATGCGTATTGTTCAGTGAAGTTCGGGTGAAACAGGATGCCTACGTTCACAACAGCGTGGTCCTGTCCAACGCCACCATCGAAGAAGGTGCACGAGTCTACAACGCCGTGGTCATGGAAGGGGTCACGGTGAAAAAGGGCCAGGTTATTGGAGACAAAGACAATGGCAAGGTTTTCCTGGTATCAGAAGACACCATCATTGAAGAATAA
- the glgB gene encoding 1,4-alpha-glucan branching protein GlgB, producing the protein MANEKANPPYYYSNKGSFDAHLFHEGTFYRSYEFLGAHPYEKATRFVVWAPRAQAVFVVGDFNDWQEDSLPMERIHNSGLWEICISGVETFDKYKYRIIGQDGSVGMKADPYGFHSEERPGTASKFFDITKYRWKDRNWIKNRNKTRPYDRPISIYEMNLLSWKKGRDESQLSYSQIAKELVVYLKKTGFTHVELMPVMEHPFDGSWGYQTTGYYAPTSRYGTPKDFMAFVDLLHQNGFGVILDWAPAHFCRDDHGLRMFDGTACFESVDNRRADNIQWGTSNFDFSKPEVLSFLISNAMYWHEYFHIDGLRIDAVAYMLYLNFAGADLKNEQGGFENFEAIEFIRKLNKVVFEHFPGTMMIAEESTAWPLVTGPVDQGGLGFNFKWNMGWMNDILDYMETDPLYRKGKQHALTFSITYAFSENFVLPLSHDEVAHGKRSLLDKMPGEYEQKFANLRLLYLYMFTHPGKKLLFMGGEFAQFIEWNEWQELDWFLLDYELHGKMLTYVSELNKFYKEEKPLYELDESFDGFDWVEHENHQESILIYERVDRRGDRLLIALNFTPVARTDYPIGVMEPGSYKTVFHSDRIRYGGNTLRPKSARTRKQGHHHRPYSITVDIPALGGVVLKNSPNQTTRGKKGGQ; encoded by the coding sequence ATGGCAAACGAAAAGGCAAATCCCCCTTACTACTATTCCAACAAGGGTTCTTTTGACGCCCATCTGTTTCATGAAGGTACGTTTTATCGAAGCTACGAATTTCTCGGAGCACATCCTTATGAAAAAGCCACCCGATTCGTCGTTTGGGCCCCCAGGGCTCAAGCAGTTTTTGTCGTAGGCGATTTCAACGACTGGCAGGAAGACTCCCTGCCCATGGAGCGGATCCACAACAGCGGCCTTTGGGAGATCTGCATCAGCGGTGTTGAAACCTTCGACAAGTACAAGTACCGGATCATCGGCCAGGACGGTTCTGTAGGAATGAAAGCAGACCCTTATGGTTTTCACAGCGAGGAACGTCCGGGGACGGCATCCAAATTTTTCGACATTACCAAGTACCGATGGAAAGACCGAAACTGGATCAAAAACCGAAACAAGACCCGACCCTATGATCGCCCCATTTCCATTTATGAAATGAATCTTCTATCCTGGAAGAAGGGGAGGGACGAGAGCCAGCTCTCCTACAGCCAGATCGCAAAAGAACTGGTGGTCTATCTGAAAAAGACCGGCTTTACCCATGTGGAACTGATGCCGGTGATGGAACATCCTTTCGACGGATCCTGGGGGTATCAGACCACCGGATATTATGCACCCACCAGCCGATATGGGACACCGAAGGATTTCATGGCCTTTGTGGACCTTCTTCACCAAAACGGGTTCGGCGTCATTTTGGACTGGGCCCCGGCCCATTTCTGCCGGGACGACCACGGCCTTCGCATGTTTGACGGGACCGCCTGTTTTGAATCCGTGGACAACCGCAGGGCTGACAACATCCAGTGGGGCACCTCCAACTTCGATTTTTCCAAACCGGAAGTTCTCAGTTTTCTCATTTCCAACGCCATGTACTGGCATGAATACTTTCATATTGACGGGCTGCGCATCGATGCAGTGGCCTATATGCTCTATTTGAATTTTGCCGGTGCGGATCTGAAAAACGAACAAGGAGGTTTTGAAAATTTCGAAGCCATCGAGTTTATTCGAAAACTGAACAAGGTGGTTTTTGAACATTTTCCCGGCACCATGATGATTGCCGAGGAATCCACCGCATGGCCACTGGTCACCGGGCCGGTGGACCAGGGAGGACTGGGTTTCAACTTCAAGTGGAACATGGGCTGGATGAACGACATCCTGGATTACATGGAGACGGATCCTCTATATCGAAAAGGAAAACAGCATGCCCTGACCTTTTCCATCACCTACGCCTTCTCCGAGAATTTCGTACTGCCCCTGAGCCACGACGAAGTGGCCCATGGGAAAAGGTCTCTCTTGGACAAGATGCCCGGGGAATACGAACAAAAATTTGCCAACCTTCGACTGTTGTACTTATACATGTTTACCCATCCCGGCAAAAAGCTTCTATTCATGGGAGGGGAGTTTGCCCAATTCATCGAATGGAACGAATGGCAGGAACTGGACTGGTTTTTACTGGACTATGAACTTCACGGGAAAATGCTCACCTACGTCAGCGAACTCAACAAGTTTTACAAGGAAGAGAAACCCCTGTACGAACTGGATGAAAGTTTCGACGGCTTTGACTGGGTGGAGCATGAAAATCATCAGGAGAGCATTCTGATCTACGAACGGGTGGACAGGCGGGGGGATCGCCTGCTCATTGCCTTGAACTTCACCCCTGTAGCCAGAACGGATTATCCCATCGGGGTGATGGAACCGGGATCCTACAAGACCGTGTTCCATTCGGACCGGATCCGGTATGGTGGAAACACCCTCCGGCCCAAGTCCGCCAGGACCCGAAAGCAAGGTCATCACCATCGACCGTATTCCATAACCGTGGACATACCGGCCCTGGGAGGGGTCGTTCTAAAAAATTCACCGAACCAAACGACACGCGGAAAAAAAGGAGGGCAATAA
- a CDS encoding CD1247 N-terminal domain-containing protein encodes MMDYIKEKVSYVKGLCDGMEIDETTKEGKLFLKIIEILGDLTDAVEGLDEAYDDLEDYVELIDEDLMEVEDELYDLEMLDDDDDEDDFDEDDIFEVECPNCGAEFITDFDDMEDEDFQLECPECGYVLDIMDLMCECDDEDCDCHSDSEEDETE; translated from the coding sequence ATGATGGACTACATTAAAGAAAAAGTGTCTTATGTCAAGGGATTGTGCGATGGAATGGAAATCGACGAGACCACAAAAGAAGGCAAATTGTTTCTGAAGATCATCGAGATTTTAGGAGATTTGACCGACGCGGTAGAAGGGCTGGATGAAGCCTACGACGATCTGGAAGATTATGTGGAACTGATCGATGAAGATCTCATGGAAGTGGAAGACGAACTCTACGACCTGGAAATGCTGGATGACGACGATGATGAGGACGATTTCGACGAAGACGACATCTTCGAAGTGGAATGCCCCAATTGCGGAGCGGAATTCATCACCGATTTCGACGACATGGAAGATGAAGATTTCCAACTGGAATGTCCCGAATGCGGTTACGTTTTGGACATTATGGACCTGATGTGCGAATGCGACGACGAAGACTGTGACTGTCACAGCGATTCGGAAGAAGACGAAACAGAATAA
- the efp gene encoding elongation factor P: MVSAGDFRKGITFEMDDDVYVIIDFQHVKPGKGAAFVRAKIKNVKTGSVVERTFNPSEKFPKAHIETKEMQYLYNDGNLYYFMDQETFEQIPLNYDQVEEAMKYLKENNNATIKFIKGQAFSVEAPFFVELEVTETDPGFKGDTATGANKPAIVETGAQITVPLFVEIGDVIRIDTRTGEYMERV; the protein is encoded by the coding sequence ATGGTATCTGCAGGAGATTTTAGAAAAGGGATCACCTTTGAAATGGATGACGATGTCTATGTGATCATCGATTTCCAGCACGTCAAGCCGGGAAAAGGTGCGGCCTTTGTGCGTGCAAAGATAAAAAACGTCAAAACAGGCAGTGTTGTGGAGCGGACATTCAATCCGTCGGAGAAGTTTCCGAAAGCCCACATCGAAACAAAGGAAATGCAGTATCTCTACAACGACGGCAACTTGTATTACTTCATGGATCAGGAGACATTCGAACAGATCCCTCTGAACTACGACCAGGTGGAAGAAGCCATGAAGTACCTGAAGGAAAACAACAACGCCACCATCAAGTTCATCAAGGGACAGGCCTTCTCGGTAGAAGCCCCATTCTTTGTGGAACTGGAAGTGACGGAAACGGATCCCGGATTTAAAGGGGATACGGCAACAGGAGCCAACAAACCGGCCATCGTGGAGACCGGTGCCCAGATCACCGTACCGCTGTTCGTGGAGATCGGCGATGTGATCCGCATCGACACGAGGACCGGGGAGTATATGGAAAGAGTTTAA
- a CDS encoding shikimate kinase, with protein sequence MSRNNISLIGFMGTGKTTIGRNLAKALNYEFVDVDRFIEEQEGMTISQIFSCWGETYFRQLETKALKEILQKEKQVISTGGGIVIKEENRQLLMEHSFVVALKATPRNLYFRLKESTTRPLIQGPHPERTIRHMMHRRYPYYNQNHFSVETDRHNVADSVSLIMENYMEKRSAL encoded by the coding sequence ATGAGTAGAAACAACATCTCCCTGATCGGTTTTATGGGGACGGGGAAGACCACCATCGGACGAAACCTGGCCAAAGCCTTGAACTACGAATTCGTGGACGTGGATCGGTTTATTGAAGAACAGGAAGGGATGACCATCAGCCAGATCTTTTCCTGCTGGGGGGAAACCTACTTCCGCCAACTGGAGACCAAGGCTCTGAAAGAGATCTTGCAGAAGGAAAAACAGGTCATCTCCACCGGTGGAGGCATCGTCATAAAAGAGGAGAACCGGCAGCTGCTGATGGAGCATTCTTTTGTGGTGGCCTTGAAGGCAACTCCCCGTAATCTATACTTCCGACTCAAGGAAAGCACCACCAGACCGCTGATCCAGGGACCCCATCCGGAACGTACCATCCGACACATGATGCACAGGCGCTATCCCTACTACAACCAGAACCATTTCAGCGTGGAAACGGACCGGCATAATGTAGCGGATAGTGTGTCACTTATTATGGAAAATTATATGGAAAAGCGGAGTGCTTTATGA
- the aroD gene encoding type I 3-dehydroquinate dehydratase: protein MKKSTVTIKNLKLNKENTNICVPVLEKTVVEAIKEGKQAGIAQPDLMEIRLDLLEENQLGNAQDIFIALRGHMPYLPLLATYRSQGEGGNGKMDAKGVFGLYRAIDASGCVDMVDLEMSWDPAILQEGLEHFTQKGVATLVSYHNFDGTPTVEEMVNQFIQGEQMGADLVKIAVMPQSPKDVAGLFAACANAWDVLTIPYVGISMGDLGKITRIGASTFGSCMTFAAEKNKTSAPGQIETTKLRRVLEILNDEDDTP, encoded by the coding sequence ATGAAGAAATCAACGGTCACGATCAAGAATTTAAAACTGAATAAGGAAAACACCAACATCTGTGTTCCAGTTCTGGAAAAAACCGTGGTGGAGGCCATCAAGGAAGGCAAGCAGGCGGGGATCGCCCAACCGGACCTGATGGAGATCCGCCTGGATCTTTTGGAAGAAAACCAGCTGGGAAACGCCCAGGACATTTTTATTGCATTAAGGGGGCATATGCCCTATTTGCCTCTCTTGGCCACCTACCGCAGTCAAGGAGAAGGGGGCAATGGAAAAATGGACGCCAAAGGCGTTTTTGGGCTTTACAGGGCCATCGATGCTTCCGGATGTGTGGATATGGTGGATCTGGAGATGTCTTGGGATCCCGCCATCCTCCAGGAGGGGTTGGAGCATTTTACCCAAAAAGGGGTGGCCACCCTGGTCTCCTACCACAATTTTGACGGTACCCCAACAGTGGAGGAGATGGTCAACCAATTTATCCAGGGGGAACAAATGGGAGCCGACCTGGTGAAGATCGCCGTCATGCCCCAGTCTCCCAAGGATGTGGCCGGTCTTTTTGCCGCTTGTGCCAACGCCTGGGATGTATTGACCATTCCATATGTGGGGATCTCCATGGGGGATCTTGGCAAAATAACAAGGATCGGGGCTTCCACCTTCGGCAGCTGCATGACCTTTGCAGCGGAAAAGAACAAGACCTCGGCACCGGGTCAGATAGAGACAACAAAACTCCGGCGGGTCCTGGAGATCCTGAACGATGAGGATGATACCCCATGA
- a CDS encoding PilN domain-containing protein translates to MRDINLLPKDLNLKKDVKKKRSMNILLVLLVLALLLVGYGALYSFNRQTERDLVDVENQIAALAEVQARKTLVEKKQQELAYREQRSSELDVNKINFYNLLTKVETTLPESVSFITQNTGSGTMTISGVAKSRDEVADFAAKLNQIDNVSNVWINSVRAADNDIYEFNMNLVYSNGGDQQ, encoded by the coding sequence ATGCGCGATATCAACCTGCTACCTAAGGATCTCAATCTAAAAAAAGATGTCAAGAAGAAACGTTCCATGAATATTCTTCTGGTTTTACTGGTTCTGGCACTCCTTTTGGTGGGCTACGGAGCCTTGTACAGTTTCAACCGTCAAACGGAACGGGACTTGGTGGATGTGGAAAACCAAATCGCCGCTTTAGCGGAAGTACAAGCCAGAAAGACCCTGGTGGAGAAAAAACAACAGGAATTGGCTTATAGAGAGCAAAGATCATCTGAACTAGACGTGAACAAGATCAACTTTTACAACTTGTTGACCAAAGTGGAGACCACCTTGCCGGAAAGCGTCAGCTTTATCACGCAAAATACGGGCAGCGGTACCATGACCATCAGCGGCGTAGCCAAATCACGGGATGAAGTGGCCGATTTTGCCGCCAAACTGAACCAGATCGACAATGTCTCCAACGTATGGATCAACTCCGTACGGGCCGCAGACAACGATATTTATGAATTCAACATGAATTTAGTGTACAGCAACGGAGGTGATCAGCAATGA